In a genomic window of Deinococcus metalli:
- a CDS encoding C1 family peptidase: MNRHREAALLTLALILTACGGSSTPSDGLSAAQRTTLQAAPTLDATTPPDGAQTVDAATLADLVSSGQFRFVTPQEQSDLAQADAASPTRVQMWKTEIGQADPALLSSLGPLTGTPGDTTTIPMPGDGALGSVRVNRPITELPGYVAALHALADVTVQRPAYAGDYRTLVDSAQRSGVDLSPYNLTDPQRLTTASLGDVQKARASLESAMQRVGASLKSPARALTGLKAQTLDNPTEEEGAINIFGKGYYDRAGSKARCEGWSATGLYHYAGFLPSAQRWTAVKSQGSRGVCWAFAITAYMEDLKAQATGKRWNFSEQAASAYLKYDVRGQDKALLGNVASDGEDTIAAFQAFFDRKYSPVLETSWYYNAASQWPAAPEGQKQTYTGVCKGYDATFAKVFGKFQNWCSQTSHEYPVVCATFFGVYACGVLNVAGNTNLYAAQTLNWKTRVDAWLRPPTTASNAADNATRIMNYAMASWTEPVVISVDSRYLQPDASGFVPDLPVNGDIDAPGSNHAVLLVDYLTEAETKQYLPQSRWVSGGYLVIRNSWGDCWGDSGFAYVPMNWAKKYTFKYAHVVN; this comes from the coding sequence ATGAACCGACACCGCGAAGCCGCGCTCCTGACCCTGGCCCTGATCCTGACCGCCTGCGGCGGCAGCAGCACTCCCAGCGACGGCCTGAGCGCCGCGCAGCGCACCACCCTGCAGGCCGCGCCCACCCTGGACGCCACCACCCCACCCGACGGCGCCCAGACAGTCGATGCCGCCACGCTGGCGGACCTGGTGTCCAGCGGCCAGTTCCGCTTCGTGACGCCGCAGGAGCAGAGCGACCTCGCGCAGGCGGACGCCGCGTCGCCCACCCGGGTGCAGATGTGGAAGACAGAGATCGGGCAGGCGGACCCGGCGCTGCTGTCGTCCCTGGGGCCTCTGACCGGCACGCCGGGCGACACGACGACCATTCCCATGCCCGGGGACGGCGCCCTGGGCAGCGTGCGCGTGAACCGGCCGATCACCGAACTGCCGGGCTACGTGGCCGCCCTGCACGCCCTGGCCGACGTGACCGTGCAGCGCCCCGCGTACGCCGGCGACTACCGCACGCTGGTGGACAGCGCGCAGCGCAGCGGCGTGGACCTCAGCCCGTACAACCTGACGGACCCGCAGCGCCTGACCACCGCCAGCCTCGGCGACGTGCAGAAGGCGCGCGCGTCGCTGGAAAGCGCCATGCAGCGCGTCGGCGCCAGCCTGAAGTCGCCCGCCCGCGCCCTGACCGGCCTGAAGGCGCAGACGCTCGACAACCCCACCGAGGAAGAGGGCGCCATCAACATCTTCGGGAAGGGCTACTACGACCGCGCCGGCAGCAAGGCCCGCTGCGAGGGCTGGAGCGCCACCGGCCTGTACCACTACGCGGGCTTCCTGCCCAGTGCCCAGCGCTGGACCGCTGTGAAGTCCCAGGGCAGCCGGGGCGTGTGCTGGGCCTTCGCCATCACGGCGTACATGGAAGACCTCAAGGCGCAGGCGACCGGCAAGCGCTGGAACTTCAGCGAGCAGGCCGCGAGCGCTTACCTGAAGTACGACGTGCGCGGCCAGGACAAGGCGCTGCTGGGCAACGTCGCCAGCGACGGCGAGGACACCATCGCCGCGTTCCAGGCGTTCTTCGACCGCAAGTACAGCCCGGTGCTGGAAACGTCGTGGTACTACAACGCCGCGTCCCAGTGGCCCGCCGCCCCAGAGGGCCAGAAGCAGACCTACACGGGCGTGTGCAAGGGCTACGACGCGACCTTTGCCAAGGTGTTCGGCAAGTTCCAGAACTGGTGCAGTCAGACCAGCCACGAGTACCCGGTCGTATGCGCGACCTTCTTCGGCGTCTACGCCTGCGGTGTGCTCAACGTCGCGGGCAACACCAACCTGTACGCGGCCCAGACCCTGAACTGGAAAACCCGTGTGGACGCGTGGCTGCGGCCCCCCACCACCGCCTCGAATGCCGCCGACAACGCCACGCGGATCATGAACTACGCGATGGCCTCGTGGACCGAGCCTGTGGTGATCTCCGTGGATTCCCGCTACCTGCAACCGGACGCCTCGGGTTTCGTGCCGGACCTGCCCGTGAACGGCGACATCGACGCGCCGGGCAGCAATCACGCCGTGCTGCTGGTGGACTACCTGACCGAGGCCGAGACCAAGCAGTACCTCCCGCAGAGCCGCTGGGTGAGCGGCGGCTACCTCGTGATCCGCAACTCCTGGGGCGACTGCTGGGGCGACAGCGGCTTCGCGTACGTGCCCATGAACTGGGCCAAGAAGTACACCTTCAAGTACGCCCACGTCGTGAACTGA
- a CDS encoding acyl-CoA dehydrogenase family protein, producing the protein MTSTLNRPDITNPNTLPMNDDQRSIIGALRDFLKNEVEPGAAERDQTGEFPHDIVRGLGDLGIMGAQTPEEYGGSGLDTATFAMIIEEIAAVDGSLCLTVASHNSLCQGHILIGGTEEQKRTFLPDLATAKKLGAWGLTEPGSGSDSGGMQSRAAQQPDGSWILNGSKNFITQGSVGGTYVVLARTDAAREGRGKNDGISAFVFNRDDVTGFSIGRKEDKLGLRSSDTAQLIFEDIHLPADALLGERGNAFKDVMRVLDGGRVGIAAMGLGLGRAAFEYAARYTLQREQFGRPIAHNQDISFRLADIDTKLDAARLLIRKAADLKDAGLNFTVPVARAKLYATTVGVEACDEAIQMLGGYGYIKEYPVERYWRDNRLTRIGEGTDEVQRLVISRDVLKRFAD; encoded by the coding sequence ATGACCAGCACCCTGAACCGCCCCGACATCACCAACCCCAACACCCTGCCCATGAACGACGACCAGCGCAGCATCATCGGCGCACTGCGCGATTTCCTGAAGAACGAGGTCGAGCCCGGCGCGGCCGAACGCGACCAGACCGGCGAGTTCCCGCACGACATCGTGCGCGGCCTGGGCGACCTGGGCATCATGGGCGCGCAGACGCCCGAGGAATACGGCGGCTCGGGCCTGGACACCGCGACCTTCGCCATGATCATCGAGGAGATCGCCGCCGTGGACGGCAGCCTGTGCCTGACCGTCGCGTCGCACAACAGCCTGTGCCAGGGCCACATCCTGATCGGCGGCACCGAGGAGCAGAAGCGCACGTTCCTGCCGGATCTCGCCACCGCGAAAAAACTCGGCGCGTGGGGCCTGACGGAGCCCGGCAGCGGCAGCGACAGCGGCGGCATGCAGTCGCGCGCCGCACAGCAGCCGGACGGAAGCTGGATTCTGAACGGCTCCAAGAACTTCATCACGCAGGGCAGCGTGGGCGGCACGTACGTCGTGCTGGCCCGCACCGACGCCGCCCGCGAGGGCCGCGGCAAGAACGACGGGATATCGGCGTTCGTGTTCAACCGCGACGACGTGACGGGCTTCTCCATCGGCCGCAAGGAGGACAAGCTGGGCCTGCGGTCCAGCGACACCGCGCAGCTGATCTTCGAGGACATCCACCTGCCCGCTGACGCGCTGCTGGGCGAGCGCGGCAACGCCTTCAAGGACGTGATGCGCGTGCTGGACGGCGGCCGCGTGGGGATCGCCGCGATGGGCCTGGGGCTCGGCCGCGCCGCCTTCGAGTACGCCGCGCGCTACACCCTCCAGCGCGAGCAGTTCGGCAGGCCCATCGCGCACAACCAGGACATCAGCTTCCGACTCGCGGACATCGACACCAAGCTGGACGCGGCCCGCCTGCTGATCCGCAAGGCCGCGGACCTCAAGGACGCCGGCCTGAACTTCACTGTGCCGGTCGCCCGCGCCAAGCTGTACGCCACCACCGTCGGCGTCGAGGCGTGCGACGAGGCCATCCAGATGCTCGGCGGGTACGGGTACATCAAGGAATATCCCGTGGAACGCTACTGGCGCGACAACCGCCTGACGCGCATCGGTGAGGGCACTGACGAGGTGCAGCGTCTGGTGATCAGCCGCGACGTCCTGAAGCGCTTCGCAGACTGA
- a CDS encoding alpha/beta fold hydrolase — MTHSDFRTLDIGDTRLHARVVGDGTRPPLIVLHGGPGLDHTEFGTYLDPLADTVQLVILDQRAQGRSDRDAPTDTWTLTQMAADVSRVAAALNAPEYAVFGHSYGAFVALQHAADFPGAAAATIACCGVGSSRWLEDIPARLETFEPLALRERVRASWADEANVRTEADFARLMREQMPWHFGDPLDPRVAEYGAHTDALHPRYAPDVLRRFSVAGYGGIEVEERMGAVTQPLLVLAGRLDRTCPPQAGELVARRAPAGEVHVFEDSGHMPFVEQHGEFLDVVRAFLRRTLA, encoded by the coding sequence ATGACCCACAGCGACTTCCGCACGCTGGACATCGGGGACACGCGCCTGCACGCCCGCGTCGTGGGGGACGGAACCCGCCCGCCGCTGATCGTGCTGCACGGCGGCCCCGGCCTGGACCACACCGAATTCGGCACGTATCTCGACCCGCTGGCCGACACCGTGCAGCTCGTGATCCTCGACCAGCGCGCCCAGGGCCGCAGCGACCGCGACGCGCCGACAGACACGTGGACCCTGACGCAGATGGCCGCCGATGTCAGCCGCGTGGCCGCCGCCCTGAACGCGCCGGAGTACGCGGTATTCGGGCACTCGTACGGGGCCTTCGTGGCGCTCCAGCATGCCGCCGACTTTCCCGGCGCGGCGGCCGCGACCATCGCGTGCTGCGGGGTCGGGTCCTCGCGCTGGCTGGAGGACATTCCCGCGCGGCTGGAGACCTTCGAGCCGCTGGCCCTGCGCGAGCGGGTGCGGGCGTCGTGGGCAGACGAGGCGAACGTGCGGACGGAAGCGGACTTCGCGCGCCTGATGCGCGAGCAGATGCCGTGGCATTTCGGTGACCCGCTCGACCCCCGCGTTGCGGAGTACGGAGCGCACACGGACGCCCTGCACCCCCGCTACGCGCCGGACGTGCTGCGGCGCTTCAGCGTGGCCGGCTACGGGGGAATCGAGGTCGAGGAGCGCATGGGCGCGGTCACGCAGCCGCTGCTCGTCCTCGCGGGCCGCCTGGACCGCACGTGCCCGCCCCAGGCCGGGGAACTCGTGGCGCGGCGCGCACCGGCCGGCGAGGTCCACGTCTTCGAGGACAGCGGCCACATGCCGTTCGTTGAGCAGCACGGCGAGTTCCTGGACGTCGTGCGGGCGTTTCTGCGGCGCACGCTGGCCTGA
- a CDS encoding acyl-CoA carboxylase subunit beta, whose protein sequence is MTRSDSSAPAAPALSSAWPGALARLAADHATVRAGGGPKAQQRQHDKGRLTARERIRQLIDAAAPFDELMTFAGWEMYADVGGCPSGGTVTGIGTIHGRPWMIVANDATVKAGAFFPITAKKVIRAQTIALENRLPVVYLVDSAGVYLPMQDEIFPDQDDFGRVFYLNARMSARGIPQIAAIMGNCVAGGAYLPVMCDTLIMTEGSGLYLAGPALVKAAIGQVVDSEDLGGAAMHAGIAGTVDYREPDDEHALKRIRALADLYAPGDPAPFARRRRDPLPAPERDLTDLVGFDGSRPYDVRDVITALVDGGEFHEFKAEYGETVVCGFARVGGYPVAFVANQRTVIRKKLKAGGEPGLRSRIEVGGVIYGDSADKAARFILDANQAGVPLVFLSDVTGFMVGRDSEQEGIIRRGAKLVNAVSNSVVPKITIITGGSFGAGNYAMNGKAYAPRFLFAWPSAKYAVMSGNAAAKTLLDIQLAALKRAGTEPDDDELQALYDEIKAKYDTELDPRYAAARLWVDEIIAPNDTRDRLIRALDACAQNPEQDEFRVGVFQV, encoded by the coding sequence ATGACCCGATCCGACTCCAGCGCCCCCGCGGCGCCCGCCCTGTCGTCCGCATGGCCCGGCGCCCTGGCCCGGCTCGCGGCGGACCACGCCACGGTCCGGGCGGGCGGCGGTCCGAAGGCCCAGCAGCGCCAGCACGACAAGGGCCGCCTGACCGCCCGCGAACGCATCCGCCAGCTCATCGACGCCGCCGCGCCCTTCGACGAACTCATGACCTTCGCCGGCTGGGAGATGTACGCCGACGTGGGCGGATGTCCGTCGGGCGGCACCGTCACCGGCATCGGCACCATCCACGGGCGGCCGTGGATGATCGTCGCCAACGACGCCACCGTCAAGGCCGGCGCGTTCTTCCCGATCACGGCCAAGAAGGTCATCCGCGCGCAGACCATCGCCCTGGAAAACCGCCTGCCGGTCGTGTATCTGGTGGACAGCGCCGGCGTCTACCTGCCCATGCAGGACGAGATCTTTCCAGATCAGGACGACTTCGGGCGGGTGTTCTACCTCAACGCCCGCATGAGCGCGCGCGGTATCCCGCAGATCGCGGCGATCATGGGCAACTGCGTGGCCGGCGGCGCGTACCTGCCGGTCATGTGCGACACGCTGATCATGACCGAGGGCTCGGGGCTGTACCTCGCCGGGCCGGCGCTGGTGAAGGCTGCCATCGGGCAGGTCGTGGACTCGGAGGATCTGGGCGGCGCGGCCATGCACGCGGGCATCGCCGGCACCGTGGACTACCGGGAGCCGGACGACGAACACGCCCTGAAGCGCATCCGCGCGCTGGCCGACCTGTACGCGCCGGGCGACCCCGCCCCCTTTGCCCGGCGCCGCCGCGACCCCCTGCCCGCCCCGGAGCGTGACCTCACGGACCTCGTCGGCTTCGACGGCAGCAGGCCCTATGACGTGCGCGACGTCATCACGGCGCTCGTGGACGGAGGCGAGTTCCACGAGTTCAAGGCCGAGTACGGCGAAACCGTGGTGTGCGGCTTCGCCCGCGTGGGCGGCTATCCGGTCGCGTTCGTCGCCAACCAGCGCACCGTGATCCGCAAGAAACTCAAGGCGGGCGGCGAACCCGGCCTGCGCAGCCGCATCGAGGTCGGCGGCGTGATCTACGGCGACAGCGCCGACAAGGCCGCGCGTTTCATCCTGGACGCCAACCAGGCCGGCGTGCCGCTGGTATTCCTGTCGGACGTGACCGGCTTCATGGTCGGCCGCGATTCCGAGCAGGAGGGCATCATCCGGCGCGGCGCGAAGCTGGTAAACGCCGTGAGCAACAGCGTCGTGCCCAAGATCACCATCATCACCGGCGGGAGCTTCGGGGCCGGAAACTACGCCATGAACGGCAAGGCCTACGCGCCGCGCTTCCTGTTCGCGTGGCCCAGTGCCAAGTACGCCGTCATGAGCGGCAACGCCGCCGCCAAGACCCTGCTCGACATCCAGCTCGCCGCCCTGAAACGCGCCGGCACCGAACCCGACGACGACGAGCTTCAGGCGCTGTACGACGAGATCAAGGCCAAGTACGACACCGAACTCGACCCCCGCTACGCCGCCGCCCGCCTGTGGGTGGACGAGATCATCGCCCCGAACGACACCCGCGACCGCCTGATCCGCGCCCTGGACGCCTGTGCCCAGAACCCCGAGCAGGACGAGTTCCGGGTCGGGGTGTTCCAGGTGTAA
- a CDS encoding cytochrome P450: MTTAPSRPPGPHRHPPLRQMGALRADPIGYMRHLRAAYGDVLTMKVGPRDVLMLSDPASAREVLASKAASFRKGRGIQKMRDFLGTGLLTAEGQEWRAHRRLMQPAFHRAALGGMAADIVEATRPTVARLNAAASAGEAVELGSEMMRVTLRAIAAVLFGTGLHEHELGVVERELPPLLERTTERVRAVVDVPVHWPTPANRRAQASGAALDRVVARIIGERRAAAEPGTDLLGMLLAARDEHGQGGLSDREIRDEVMTLFLAGHETTATLLTFLFLEFARHPDVQERARAEVRAVLAGRDPDAADARNLPYVNACIQEALRLYPPAWIVPRQATEPVTVAGYALPAGANVSVNIYLMQRSAVAWPRPDVFDPQRWLGGARTPDAYMPFGAGARMCIGNHLALLEATLIAAALLRDLHYDVPGGGPTGLKPSVTLKPGGPVIAHVSAAAP, encoded by the coding sequence ATGACCACCGCCCCCTCCCGGCCGCCCGGGCCGCACCGGCACCCACCGCTGCGTCAGATGGGCGCGCTGCGGGCCGATCCGATCGGGTACATGCGGCACCTGCGCGCCGCGTACGGCGACGTCCTGACCATGAAAGTCGGGCCGCGCGACGTGCTGATGCTGAGCGACCCGGCCAGCGCGCGCGAGGTGCTCGCCTCGAAGGCCGCGTCCTTCCGCAAGGGACGCGGGATCCAGAAGATGCGGGACTTCCTGGGCACGGGTCTGCTGACCGCCGAGGGACAGGAGTGGCGCGCCCATCGCCGCCTGATGCAGCCCGCGTTCCACCGCGCGGCGCTGGGCGGCATGGCGGCGGACATCGTGGAGGCGACCCGGCCCACCGTGGCCCGCCTGAACGCGGCGGCCAGCGCGGGGGAAGCGGTCGAACTGGGCAGCGAGATGATGCGCGTGACCCTGCGCGCCATCGCCGCCGTGCTGTTCGGTACGGGTCTGCACGAGCACGAACTGGGCGTGGTCGAGCGGGAGCTGCCGCCCCTGCTGGAGCGCACCACCGAGCGCGTGCGCGCCGTGGTGGACGTCCCCGTGCACTGGCCCACGCCCGCCAACCGCCGCGCACAGGCGTCCGGCGCGGCGCTCGACCGCGTCGTGGCGCGCATCATCGGGGAGCGCCGCGCGGCCGCCGAGCCCGGCACGGACCTGCTGGGCATGCTCCTGGCCGCCCGCGACGAGCACGGCCAGGGCGGCCTGAGCGACCGCGAGATCCGCGACGAGGTGATGACCCTGTTCCTGGCCGGACACGAGACGACCGCCACGCTGCTGACCTTCCTGTTCCTGGAGTTCGCGCGGCACCCGGACGTGCAGGAACGCGCCCGTGCCGAGGTGCGCGCCGTGCTGGCTGGCCGCGACCCGGACGCCGCGGACGCGCGGAACCTGCCGTACGTGAACGCCTGCATCCAGGAAGCGCTGCGCCTGTACCCGCCCGCGTGGATCGTGCCGCGGCAGGCGACGGAACCCGTCACGGTGGCGGGCTACGCCCTGCCGGCCGGCGCGAACGTCTCGGTGAACATCTACCTGATGCAGCGCAGCGCTGTGGCATGGCCGCGCCCCGACGTCTTCGACCCGCAGCGCTGGCTGGGTGGCGCCCGCACGCCCGACGCCTACATGCCCTTTGGCGCGGGCGCGCGGATGTGCATCGGCAATCATCTCGCGCTGCTGGAGGCCACGCTGATCGCGGCGGCGCTGCTGCGCGACCTGCACTACGACGTGCCGGGCGGCGGCCCCACCGGCCTGAAGCCCAGCGTGACCCTGAAACCCGGCGGCCCGGTGATCGCCCACGTGAGCGCCGCCGCGCCATGA
- a CDS encoding DUF1152 domain-containing protein gives MKALELPFLRRVQNSRRVLIAGMGGGFDVFCGLPLYFALRAEGKQVFLANYSFTSLAVFPPKPLAPAIVEVTPDDSVYPGDYFPEYWLSRWLATQGEPSTVYALRKVGVQPLKTAYEALVQHLKVDTVILVDGGTDSLMRGDEVDLGTPHEDAASLVAVNEVAGPQKLLACLGFGVDRFHGVCHAHYLEATADLARHGAYLGAFSLTPDMPPVQKYKDACEAVFEMMPRYTSIVNSSIVGAIDGHYGNHHATSRTHGSELWLNPLMGLYWTYDLPAVAARLQYYRPMLDTITLTDVGLVIERHRESVPIRPRVDIPV, from the coding sequence ATGAAGGCCCTCGAGTTGCCCTTCCTCCGCCGGGTGCAGAACTCACGCCGCGTCCTGATCGCCGGCATGGGCGGGGGATTTGACGTGTTCTGCGGCCTGCCCCTGTACTTCGCGCTGCGGGCCGAGGGCAAACAGGTGTTCCTCGCCAACTACTCCTTCACCAGCCTCGCCGTGTTCCCGCCGAAACCCCTCGCTCCCGCCATCGTCGAGGTCACGCCCGATGACAGCGTGTATCCCGGCGATTATTTCCCCGAGTACTGGCTGTCCCGCTGGCTGGCCACACAGGGGGAGCCCAGTACCGTCTACGCCCTGCGAAAAGTCGGGGTGCAGCCCCTGAAGACCGCGTACGAGGCTCTCGTGCAGCACCTGAAGGTCGACACCGTGATCCTGGTGGACGGCGGCACCGACTCGCTGATGCGCGGCGACGAGGTTGACCTGGGCACGCCGCACGAGGACGCGGCCAGCCTGGTCGCCGTGAATGAGGTCGCCGGCCCGCAGAAACTACTCGCGTGCCTGGGCTTCGGCGTCGACCGGTTCCACGGCGTGTGCCACGCACACTATCTGGAGGCGACGGCCGACCTTGCCCGCCACGGTGCGTACCTGGGCGCGTTCAGCCTGACACCGGATATGCCCCCGGTGCAGAAGTACAAGGACGCCTGCGAGGCGGTCTTCGAGATGATGCCGCGGTACACCAGCATCGTGAACAGCAGCATCGTCGGCGCCATTGACGGGCACTACGGGAACCACCACGCCACCAGTCGCACCCACGGCAGCGAACTGTGGCTGAATCCGCTGATGGGCCTGTACTGGACGTACGACCTGCCCGCCGTCGCGGCGCGGCTCCAGTACTACCGGCCGATGCTGGACACCATCACGCTCACCGACGTGGGGCTGGTCATAGAGCGGCACCGGGAGAGCGTGCCGATTCGCCCCCGGGTGGACATCCCGGTGTGA
- a CDS encoding alpha/beta hydrolase, with amino-acid sequence MTIRRGLTLGAVGLAAWWLVKRRAASYPQLNPELRSPFVRLWTPPFTAGVVSVMQALQGWAKAPVVPPDVQVEERRIPGPAGAPDVLVYVYRPHGLPAGAAAILNIHGGGYVTGSAAAYHPQSASYARDLGVVVVGVEYRLAPGTPFPGPLEDCYAALIWMARHADALGLDPARIALVGDSAGGGLAAALAQLAHDRAEVRPAFQLLYYPMLDDRTALTAAHEDRGDFIWRPASNLYGWTAYLGRPPRPDSAPEYAVPARRADLSGLSPAWIGVGTLDLFCPEDREYARRLTGAGVPCEYHEVPGAYHAFERFAPQSSVAGTFTASALNALRRGLGLA; translated from the coding sequence ATGACGATTCGAAGGGGACTGACGCTCGGCGCAGTGGGGCTGGCCGCGTGGTGGCTCGTGAAGCGCCGCGCGGCCTCATACCCGCAGCTGAATCCGGAACTGCGTTCGCCGTTCGTGCGGCTGTGGACGCCCCCCTTCACGGCGGGCGTGGTGTCCGTGATGCAGGCGCTCCAGGGGTGGGCAAAGGCGCCCGTGGTGCCCCCGGACGTGCAGGTCGAGGAGCGCCGTATTCCCGGCCCGGCGGGGGCGCCGGACGTGCTGGTGTACGTGTACCGGCCGCACGGGCTGCCGGCCGGCGCGGCGGCCATCCTGAACATCCACGGCGGCGGATATGTGACCGGATCGGCGGCGGCCTACCACCCGCAGAGCGCGTCCTACGCGCGGGACCTCGGGGTGGTGGTCGTGGGGGTCGAATACCGCCTGGCCCCCGGCACGCCGTTTCCCGGCCCGCTGGAGGACTGCTACGCCGCGCTGATATGGATGGCCCGACACGCGGACGCACTGGGTCTGGACCCGGCCCGCATCGCGCTGGTGGGCGACAGCGCCGGCGGCGGGCTTGCAGCGGCCCTGGCACAGCTCGCGCATGACCGGGCCGAAGTCCGTCCGGCCTTCCAGCTCCTGTATTACCCGATGCTGGACGACCGCACGGCCCTGACCGCCGCGCACGAGGACCGCGGGGACTTCATCTGGCGGCCTGCCTCTAACCTCTACGGTTGGACGGCGTACCTGGGCCGCCCGCCACGCCCGGACTCCGCCCCCGAGTACGCCGTGCCCGCCCGCCGCGCCGACCTGAGCGGCCTGTCGCCCGCGTGGATCGGCGTGGGGACCCTCGACCTGTTCTGCCCGGAAGACCGAGAGTACGCCCGCCGCCTGACCGGAGCGGGCGTGCCGTGCGAGTACCACGAGGTGCCGGGCGCGTACCACGCCTTCGAGCGCTTCGCGCCGCAGTCCAGCGTGGCCGGGACGTTCACGGCGTCGGCGCTGAACGCGCTGCGGCGGGGGCTGGGGTTGGCTTGA
- a CDS encoding N-acetylmuramoyl-L-alanine amidase, with protein sequence MQLKSAVAALLLGSGPTQAVPARAITAPAISDRYHITFSPERTRLTLAYIRQHYDPAATSVHIQPRMVVLHWTASATLQQALAELMPERLSGRADIRRGGLLNVGAHYLVDRDGTIYRLIDDTLMARHVIGLNRAAIGIENVGTNDLTAAQVRADTQLVEWLTTRHDLTTLIGHAEYGRFRGSTLWEERELGYFTRKSDPGAAFMAQVRAALAADGVRLRSAP encoded by the coding sequence GTGCAGCTCAAGTCCGCCGTCGCCGCGCTGCTCCTGGGGAGCGGCCCTACCCAGGCCGTGCCCGCCCGGGCCATCACCGCTCCGGCCATATCCGACCGTTATCACATCACCTTCAGCCCCGAGCGCACGCGCCTGACGCTGGCGTACATCCGGCAGCATTACGACCCGGCCGCCACCTCGGTCCATATTCAGCCGCGCATGGTCGTGCTGCACTGGACAGCCTCGGCCACGCTGCAGCAGGCCCTGGCGGAACTCATGCCGGAGCGGCTGTCGGGCCGGGCGGACATCCGCCGCGGCGGGCTGCTGAACGTGGGCGCGCACTATCTGGTCGACCGTGACGGCACCATCTACCGCCTGATAGACGACACGCTGATGGCCCGGCACGTGATCGGCCTGAACCGCGCGGCCATCGGCATCGAGAATGTCGGCACGAACGACCTCACGGCCGCCCAGGTAAGGGCAGACACGCAGCTGGTCGAGTGGCTGACCACCCGCCACGACCTGACCACCCTCATCGGGCATGCCGAGTACGGCCGCTTCCGGGGCTCGACGCTGTGGGAAGAGCGCGAGCTCGGGTACTTCACGCGCAAGAGCGATCCCGGAGCGGCGTTCATGGCACAGGTGCGCGCGGCGCTCGCGGCCGATGGAGTACGGCTCCGGTCGGCACCGTGA
- a CDS encoding nucleoside hydrolase, whose protein sequence is MVRAPLPLPVILDGDPGHDDVVNILLALASPELDVLGVTSVFGNVGLDRTTRNALITRELSGRDVPVYAGADRPLVSARISAEAVHGESGLDGPHLPTPTRGTEDEHAVEFIVRTVRAHPRPVTLVPTGPLTNVALALRLAPDIAANIEQIVWMGGSTDTGNWTPAAEFNALADPHAAHIVFGSGVPITMIGLNASHQAIAHPARVQAFRALGTPVGDFVAELLAFFADHHRERYGWDGGALHDPLTVAWLLRPELFVTRPMHVQIDVTDGPSAGRTVADVWNVTGHAPNADVMTQVDADGFFALLVERIATYR, encoded by the coding sequence ATGGTCCGTGCCCCGCTGCCCCTGCCCGTCATCCTGGACGGCGATCCCGGCCACGACGACGTCGTGAACATCCTCCTGGCGCTGGCCAGCCCCGAACTGGACGTGCTGGGCGTGACCAGCGTGTTCGGCAACGTCGGCCTGGACCGGACCACCCGCAACGCCCTGATCACGCGGGAACTCAGCGGCCGGGATGTCCCGGTGTACGCCGGCGCGGACCGCCCCCTGGTCAGCGCGCGCATCAGCGCCGAGGCGGTGCACGGCGAGAGCGGTCTGGACGGCCCGCACCTGCCCACCCCCACCCGGGGTACGGAGGACGAGCACGCGGTGGAGTTCATCGTCCGGACGGTGCGCGCGCACCCGCGGCCCGTGACGCTCGTTCCCACCGGCCCGCTGACAAATGTGGCGCTGGCCCTGCGCCTCGCGCCGGACATCGCCGCCAATATCGAGCAGATCGTGTGGATGGGCGGCAGCACCGACACCGGCAACTGGACGCCCGCCGCGGAGTTCAACGCCCTGGCCGATCCGCACGCCGCGCACATCGTGTTTGGCAGCGGCGTGCCGATCACCATGATCGGCCTGAACGCCAGCCACCAGGCCATCGCGCACCCGGCGCGCGTGCAGGCCTTCCGCGCCCTGGGCACCCCGGTGGGCGACTTCGTGGCCGAGCTGCTGGCCTTCTTCGCGGACCACCACCGCGAGCGCTACGGCTGGGACGGCGGCGCGCTGCACGACCCGCTGACGGTCGCGTGGCTGCTGCGCCCGGAGCTGTTCGTCACCCGGCCCATGCACGTGCAGATCGACGTGACCGACGGCCCCAGCGCCGGCCGCACCGTGGCGGACGTGTGGAACGTGACCGGCCACGCGCCCAACGCGGACGTGATGACGCAGGTGGACGCCGACGGCTTCTTCGCGCTGCTGGTGGAACGGATCGCCACGTACCGCTGA